The DNA window GCGATGGTAACAGTGCTGCTGCCGTAAAAATTAACGCAGATATATATAATAAACTATATGAAAAATATAAAGAGCAAATAGAGCTGTCGAAACAGGAAGAGATAATCAAAAGCGATCTTGTATATAATATCGGCTACGAATATTCAATGATAAACGAAGTGATAGCGATAAGAATATTTGAAACCGTAGGATATGCCGAATCGGATTCATATACAAAATCAACATACTATTATTATGACTTAAATAAATATTCAATAATTGATTATAAAGGCTATCTTGACAGTATAGGAACAAATACAAACATAATTGCTTCAATTTTAAATGCTGACAATACAAAAGAAGCAGGCATACTTTTCCCGGACGGAATATTTGTTACGGATATAGCGGAAGAAGACACTGATTGCAGGATATCATCCGTACTTTACGATATTCAACATATACGTAATTTAATAAGTAATTATATAATGTATAATTCAAAAGGTTACGAAGTTATTACTTCCGCATTAAGATCAGACCCGGAAAACCTATATGACGGTAAAATTACTGTATATACAAAATATGAGCTCACCTGTGAATCTTTCAATGATGATATAACAACCGTAAAACTGTTCTATAATGAATTTGGATCAGATTTTAATTCTGAAGCTGAATTACAGTCGGATCATGAAGGACAAGCGCAATTAGAAACTATCGCGCCTTTGAAATATTTTTTAAAAACGACTTCTGCCGGCAACAAGGATGTCTGTATCTCAATAACAGAAAAAACGACAGTCGGCGAGAAAGCTGAAATACAAAAAAATACTAGCGTAAAATATTATAATAAACTTAGCAAATCGTATATAAACGGCAATGATCCTCTGTTTATGTTTATTACATTCGATCCCTCTCAATGGGACACAGACGCACTATACGGACTTTTGAAAAAAATATACAGCGAAAAAGTTAAAGCTGATCCGGACATAAAAAATCAAAGCTTGTTGGTCATAAGTACATTTAAAAATTATAAAGATGAAAAAGTGACATATCGGTCGGATGTAAATATTCCTTTTATCACGGATGATAATTCCGCCGCAGATGCGATTAATAAAAAGATATGCTCAGAAGTCACAAGATTTTTAGCGTCGACAAGCAAAAAAGACATTTGTGATATAAATGACGTTATTTCGGGAGCATCGCAGTATTACAGGATATACTGTACGACAAGCGAAGACCCTTTCACAAAGACAATTTCAGTATATCTTACTTTAAATGACTGCGAAAACGTCAACAGCCACAGTATAGCCTATTATTATGACTGCGAAGCAGGAAAAGAACTCGGATTTGACGAATATATTAAAAAATTTGGATTTACTTCCGAAAGCCTTAAAGAAAAAATTAAAGAATACGATACTTGTAAAAACACTTCTAATGATCAAATTTTATTTACCTATTCAGAAATCAGCCAGTACGCTCTAAGAGTAATATTATCTAATTCAGAAAAAGGAGAACACTCGGTTTTAATACCGAGAGATTTTGCCGCGCTGGAAGCTCTAGAAAAAGACAGAGCAGCATATGTTCCTTGTGTCGTGACAGAAAAGGAATATGAAATAAAGCTTAATAATTCCGGTACTATAAATACATTTATCTTAAAGTATCCCGTGCTATCCGATTCAGCTGATAAGCCCGGTGCTGTCGAATTTAATAAAAAGCTTACTGATTATATAAACGATTTCTATGGAGAAGTTATATCCGTATATAAAAAAGATGTCCCATTAAAAACAGAAGTATCATATAGTTTTTCATATAATTACTGCGTTGACGGAAATGTTATTATAGTATGGATCGATGCTCACAAAGGATTATGGCGAACGGATTTTATAATTAATGAAAATAGAGCATTCTATTATGACCGTTCATCCGATAAAATATTATCTATGAATGAGTATTTATCATATCGCTCTATAAAACCCGAACAGATGATGAATGCGAAAATTCTAAGCTCACATTACGATCATCTTTCTGAAAGCGAAAAAGAATATAAAGAATCGGAAATTTCCGGCTTTGTTCCGTTTATTACCGGAGACTTTGAGCTGTTTATTGGTGCCGAAAGAGATGAAAATGTAGTTTCTGTAATCCCCTTAAAAATACTTTCACTTGAACAACAAAAGAATTATTTATATTCATTGTTGAATAAGACCATTTCCGGAGATATTGTAACCGAGCTTTTCGACATAGCGATGCCGACGAGCATATGCCCGGAAAAGTATGTTGCTTCCGGTGATGTATGCAGTCGTTTCCGACTTCCGAGGATAAACCTTGATACCGCTGGAGCGAAAGCGACGAATAAAAAGATAATAGACGATTTCTTCTCCATGTATTCGGAATACATTAAAAATATGAAGTCTGTATACCTGACTTCACAGGATCAACCGATGTGGGAAGAGGCGGTATACGACGTCGGATATAAATATTCGTTAAAAGGCTCGATATTAAAAATAGAGATATTTCATAAAGCGGCTTGCTTCAGCGGTGAATATCTCTCCGATAGTTCGGTTTATTATTACGATATGAAAGCAGATAAGCTGCTTTCATATGTTCCGGTAGTGACACCGGGAGATATAATCCATTCAGGTCGTCTTGATCAATTAACCGGACAGCTTGTTTCTGATTATTTGTTGACCAGAAATCATGATTCTCTAATTGAATCAGTTTGGCTTGACACTTATGTTATTGCCTCGTCGGAAGGAGCTGCACGTCAAATATCTATTTCGGTACCGTATGCCGATATTCAGACGCTCACCGGAGATGCCTTCAATCTGCAGATCGCAAAATGGATAATTGATAACATTGTGATGTATGCCTCTGATTCTGAGCCTGATGATGTAAAGGATATTACCGAATACGGAACAAATTCCTTCAATGCGGATATCGCACACGGGCTTATATCAATTTCAGTCGTTTGTCCGTCGGATATCTCTGGTGTGAATAAATATAAGAACTTTTATTATGATATCAGAAAAAACACGGAAATAGATGAGAAAGAGTATTTTGCTCGCCTTGGACTTGATAAAGACGAGCTGGTTTCCGAGATCAGGCAGTATGTTTCCTCTCCTCACGCCTTTTCCGCGTCGGGAAGGGAATTTGTCGTATCTGATATTATAACCGCGAATTTCATCTCCGGTGGTGCTTTAGAGGTCTATGTTGCCGGTGACATGGGATGCAAGACAAAAAGCATTGTATTGCCGCGTACCACACAAGCGGAAAACGCTATATCAGAGCTTTTTAGTGAGGAAGAACCGATCAAGGACGCGGAATATGCGAACGCGTTTTTCCCGATTGCTTCCGGAGATGGGTATACTTACGAAAAGTGTATGCTTCGGTTTCCTTGCCTGAATTCTGATATGCCGGGAGCAAAAGCTCTGAACGAAAAGCTTGAAGCTTTATTTGAAGAGAAATATTCCGCGGTATATGCTGATTATATTTCCGGCGGCGGAGATATAATGCATGAATCGGTTGTGTGTGCGGACTATAATTTTGCATTGATATGCGACACTTATGTTATTGTAATATCTGAGACAATAAAATCGTCAAAAGGCGTTAAAACTTCTTATACGCTGTATTATTATGATTCCGCCGTTGACAGAGAAATATCACTTGATGAATTCGCGTCATATCTGGGAACCACAGTGCCAAAAATACAAGAAAAGCTGACTGACGATCCTGTTGTTGCCGCATCGTTTAAAATACCCGACATAATAGGCATATTCCCGACACCTGGCGGCGATCTCAGAGTATATATATCAAATGAGCCGGACAAACTGATTGTCGGATTTTTTGATATAACTTCGTTATCTGCTCTGATAAATAATAAGTCGGTCTCAATACCGGAAGTGCAGGTGGCGACCTCATTTGATACAAATTTACTTTCATCCTTTTTGGGAGACATGTCCGGTTTTAATCCGCTCCGAATTCGCATTCCGTATATAACGGGAGGTACTGAAGGAGCAAAAAGCATAAATAAAGCCATTGTCGCCGATGTTTTAGGAAAGCTTTCACTTTCAGGCAGACACGAATATGCCGAATTATCTGAAAATACCGATTATTTCTCTGTAAACTACAGTTATTTTATTAAAAATGGCTGCATGGTAATCAGTGTGACGATACTCACCGGTTATTATCCGTATGAACCGGAAAAAACAGTATTTATATATTATTATGATTATTCCGCCGGAGTACGCTTGGATGAACACGGAGCATATATGCTTTTAAATAAATATGTGCCGGATTGTAAAGCGCTTGTCGACGCCGCTGTCGCTTCTCAGTCCGAACCCGGTAAAAACACAGTGACGGCATACTCCGTAGCATTTAATATCATTTATGATGATGTTTCATATCCATGCTCGTTCGAATTTCCTGTTCTGACATCCGGTTCGGCGAACGCCCGGGCTTTCTCTGAAAATTTGCTAAAGACTCTTTTCGATCAGAACATCGAATATATAAACCGCTGGTCTCTTGATCCTGTATGTAAGACAAATCCACCTTCGTTAATCAGCGTCGGATATGATATAGATGAAACAAACGGTATAATTGCGATAACAATCTGTCGCAATACTGCGATTATTGGATCGGAAACGCATTTTATTCACAAAACCTATTATTTCGATCTCAAAGGTGATAAACAGATTGATATAAAAGCTTATTGTGATGTAATGGGAATCTCTCTTACCGATGTGCTTGTAAAACTCAACAGAAGCGAATATTCATGGTTCAACACTGACGATTCTGGTAAATTGAAGCAAATTACATCAGAAATGGTGGCTGGAATTATAATAACATCTCAGGATGATTTTAAAGCATATGTGAAGACAAGCAACGGATTTACATTTCGCATGGATTATCCGTTGAAGATGTTCAACAATACATGGTATCTTGCAAACCTTTATTCGATGGATCCTGATAATCCCTTTGGAATAGTTTTTATAAGTAAAAACTGGTCAGAAAACTTTATTTCAGAGGCATATGAAGGCAATCCGGCTAGCGGTGAATATGGAATAATCTGCGTAAGCGATTCAGAGGTATTGATTAATCATTCCTCCGGATTCTGTCTATACAATATTATTTCCGGAACCGTAATTAACGAATATGCCATAACTAAAGATGATATAGTTACCTCCGGACAATATCCCAAGGGAATACCGGAAGATGCCGAAATAACCATCAGATCTAATGCGGCTATGATAACTGCGGGTAAAAAAATACTTGTTGATTATATAATAACCTCGATTTCAGATAATATTGAGTCAGAGTATTCAGGACGAATATATATTGATATGTCAGGTAAATTTCCGATGCCGTATTTTGAAACGGGGCTTTTATCAAAGACAGATATAACTATTAACGGACTTGATTTCGGAATAAACCAAGAGTCTTTTAATAATATCTTGAATATGATGACAAAGGACGGCAGCAAAGTTTCTTTTTCGACTCAGACCACATCCGCGGATCAATCGATCAAAAAGACGATTACAGCTGCCGGGATTACCGCAGTAATCAACAGCGGAGTATTTGACGGACGGAAGGAAACTCATGCCGAGTTTAAATTAACCGAAACGGGCTATAACTTAATAATTCCGAGAGGAATAGAATTAGGCGACGGGATTGTCGGCGCGTTGTCTGTGGTTGGCTGTGACTATAAAAAAATATCAGGTCTTCTCCCGGGAGCTAGCGTTAAAATTGATGTCGCTGATTCGAAAAACGATTTGGCATCCGTTATTCGCACAGATAAAGGCTTTACATTGAAATACCGCTCGATTAAATATAACCAGGACGGTACATTTGAAACGCTGTCTATTACAATGGATTTTACTGCGAAAGTATTGACATCAATTTCATTTGGATATGATTCTATCAGCGGAACAGGCAGTATATAATGTCTACAGAATAATGCCGTTTTCGAACGGCATAGGTTTTGGCAGTTTGAAAACCAGCCAAAACCCGCAGTTTATCGCGATTTTTGTTACTAGAAGTTCCTTAAAGAAAGACTAACAGCAAAATCAGGCGGCGATGATTCATCATCGCCGCCTGATTTATAAACTAAAGGAATACGCGGCTTCTTTGAAAAGAAGCCTGGCAAGAAACTTTATTAATTTAATCGCCGTTTTAATAGTTCTTGAACGTAATTTCATGCTCTGGGATGGTGCTTTATGGCTTTTCCCATAGCTTTCGATTTTATATAGTTCAGATATTCCTTAACAGCCGCTCCGTCACGGTTTCCTAAAAGCTCCTGGACATCTCTCGGCTCCGCTCCGTTTTCAAGAAGATGAGTAGCGAACGAGTGGCGAAGTGTATGCGGGCTGATTTGATTGGAGATCCCGGATGCCTCTGCGTAATATTTAAGAAGCTTCCAAAAGCCCTGACGTGTCATACGCTCGCCGTTAAAGTTAATAAATATATAAACACAATCGCTACTTTGTTTTATAAAGCTTTGACGAGAATTCTTTAAATAATCTCCGAGACATTTGGCGGCGATAGGATATAGCTCAAATGAACGCGGCCGTTTCGCCGAGCTGCATATAATGGTTTTCGTTCTGGGGACATAATCTGATATCCGAAGGTCAAGAAGCTCGGTGACACGCATTCCCGTCGCGTACATTACCTCCAGCATAGCTCTGTCACGGAT is part of the Oscillospiraceae bacterium genome and encodes:
- a CDS encoding tyrosine-type recombinase/integrase, whose translation is MNGLDKALENYIESLKPVSSDNTLSAYRRDAETFVSYFVSADKSEPDDITEEDIAEYFADQADNMSAASVTRRLSVVKGFYKYMLNAGILTENRAADVKASGFERKTPDILSRTEVEKLLAQPDITDPKGIRDRAMLEVMYATGMRVTELLDLRISDYVPRTKTIICSSAKRPRSFELYPIAAKCLGDYLKNSRQSFIKQSSDCVYIFINFNGERMTRQGFWKLLKYYAEASGISNQISPHTLRHSFATHLLENGAEPRDVQELLGNRDGAAVKEYLNYIKSKAMGKAIKHHPRA